ACATTTACCAAAATTATTACTACCCCCCATCAAGTTATTTTTTTTAGCCCAGTCGCACTTTATATCTATTCTCTAACTACCCGGAAATTTATTCGAGTTCCGGCTAAAAAACGTTTTCATCGTATTTTTAAGGTACATCAAAAGGTATACATTGACGATACAAATACAGGATTACAGCAATTACAGGGCTCGAAACTTAACTTAATACCTGAGGGACAATTGTTTGCCAATAAAAAAGTACATACGATGCTGCCCCTTGACAAAGAGAGAATTTTGATTGGGACTTTCAGGCAAGGTGTATACTTATATGAGGGAAATACAATTGCCCCCTGGAGCTCATCAGCTAACCAGTTAACCAAGCCAGCTCAGTTGTATACCGGGCTAAAACTCTCACCCAACTATTTTGCCTTTGGTACGCTCAATGCCGGAGTTTTAATTTTTGATAAAAAGGGGCGTTTAATCAAGAAAATTAACAAATCGCAAGGCTTAAAGTCTAACACCGTACTTTCGCTTTATCTTGATCGACAAGATCGTTTGTGGGCGGGGTTAGAGCGTGGAGTTGCTCATATTGACATATTTTCACCTTTTGCGGTGCTTAATGAAAAAACGGGATTGGAAGGGGTGATATATACTGCATTAAGGCATAATCAAAGCCTTTATATAGGCACTTCACAAGGCATTTTTCACCAAAAAATTTACGGCAAAGAATCAAATAACTATTTCAGCAAAATAGACAATACTGAGGGACAAAGCTGGTTTTTGACCCAATCGCATAACCAACAAATAATAGGGGGGCATTCATTGGGCATAGCTTCGCTCGATAATAATCAGAAGGTATCTTTTACTTCGCACAATACCCATGTGCTGTCTATGATGTCTTTTATACAACAACCTGAATTGATGCTGGTTTGTGCTCAAGATGGTTTGTATAGGTTACGTTTAAATAAGAAAAATAGTGTACTTGAAAAGCTCAAGGGATTTGATGGAAGTTTTAATGAGGCAAGTTACCTGTTTGAGACCAAAAATGGCCATGTTTGGACAACTAATGCCAAGGGGTTACTCAAAATGAGTTTGAACAAAACCAAAGACAGTGTGGTCAGCTATACCCGCTATGGCAAAGCGCAAGGTTTACCCGCTGATGCTGGAAACCGGATATTCTTGATCAATCATAAGCTATTGGCCACCACCAAAAAAGGTGTATATGAATATAACCAGAGCCAAGACAAGTTTCAGCCACATGCATTATCAGCAGTCATAGGCAAAAACAAACCTGTGATGTGGTTACACCAAGATTCAAAGGGAAGAATTTGGGTATTGACAAAAGACCAAACCTGCATTGTAGAAAAAAGTACCAATGGTAAGTCTTACAAAAAAACTGACCTGAACTATGACATGTTTAGAGTCAGACAAACTCCTTTTATTTACTTTATCGATAAACAAAACGTTATTTTGAGCATTAGCCAGGGAGTAGTTTGGTACAACCTTGGTCACAAGTCTACGAGGGATTCTTCTTTTAGTGCCTTGATCCGCAGGGTAGACTGGGAAAGAAATGAAGGGGCAGACTCCTTATTATTTGCCGGACATATAAGAGAAGATACTCCTCCCTCTGTTTTCACTACTACTATCAATGATTTTAGGTTTACAGTAGCATCCAATCATTTCTCATTGCATAAATCTTGTCGTTTTCAGTATTGGCTGGTGGGCTACGATCAAAATTGGTCGGAGTGGATGGGTTCACGCAAAAAAGAGTATACCAACCTTAGCCCAGGTACCTACACTTTTAAGGTAAGAGCAAGGGATACTAAGGGAGCGATTAGCAAAGCAGCTACTTATACTTTTATAATAGCTACGCCTTGGTATAAATCTACGTGGGTATACCTGTCAATATCTCTGTTGGTACTAGGTTTAGTTGTCATATTTATTTGGTGGAACTCGCGTCGGCTTAGCCTAAAAAATGAACGTCTGGAAGCCTTGATTGCAGAGCGTACCGAAGAGGTCACTCGACAAAGAGATAAGCTTCAGGAGCACTTCAAGCAGTTAGAGGAACAAAGAGGAGA
This region of Microscilla marina ATCC 23134 genomic DNA includes:
- a CDS encoding SpoIIE family protein phosphatase, which codes for MKNYALEDYPKLFHNWQILQGSQGLLFIANDHGVVEFDGVDQRLISLKEQAPAKALAQGKQGKIYVAGNGHLGFLQPSASGKLQYHSFYQKTLQFNAPLPTFTKIITTPHQVIFFSPVALYIYSLTTRKFIRVPAKKRFHRIFKVHQKVYIDDTNTGLQQLQGSKLNLIPEGQLFANKKVHTMLPLDKERILIGTFRQGVYLYEGNTIAPWSSSANQLTKPAQLYTGLKLSPNYFAFGTLNAGVLIFDKKGRLIKKINKSQGLKSNTVLSLYLDRQDRLWAGLERGVAHIDIFSPFAVLNEKTGLEGVIYTALRHNQSLYIGTSQGIFHQKIYGKESNNYFSKIDNTEGQSWFLTQSHNQQIIGGHSLGIASLDNNQKVSFTSHNTHVLSMMSFIQQPELMLVCAQDGLYRLRLNKKNSVLEKLKGFDGSFNEASYLFETKNGHVWTTNAKGLLKMSLNKTKDSVVSYTRYGKAQGLPADAGNRIFLINHKLLATTKKGVYEYNQSQDKFQPHALSAVIGKNKPVMWLHQDSKGRIWVLTKDQTCIVEKSTNGKSYKKTDLNYDMFRVRQTPFIYFIDKQNVILSISQGVVWYNLGHKSTRDSSFSALIRRVDWERNEGADSLLFAGHIREDTPPSVFTTTINDFRFTVASNHFSLHKSCRFQYWLVGYDQNWSEWMGSRKKEYTNLSPGTYTFKVRARDTKGAISKAATYTFIIATPWYKSTWVYLSISLLVLGLVVIFIWWNSRRLSLKNERLEALIAERTEEVTRQRDKLQEHFKQLEEQRGDLIYKNVKLERQQEEIMAQSESLHETLQELQSEKKEKEEVLRLVEARNHYYTSGIRYAQTIQQAILPDETAMRQVLTDHFVLYSPKDIVSGDFYWFSHISENVYEQITGEKNKSITLIAVIDCTGHGVPGAFMSMIGNTLLNEIVNQRHFFSPVRILEMLNTKIRLSLRQEEKYNADGMDVCFCLLEPTPDKQETLVSFTGARRPLYYKVNKKTSLKELKGDRKIIGGWHRKKRAFTNQSLLLPKGSAIYLTTDGLVGLAGPEGIKFSSLRIKSFFDEHAHLPMLEQKKLLQQVIAEHQQGIEQRDDITIMGVRL